In the Salvia miltiorrhiza cultivar Shanhuang (shh) chromosome 8, IMPLAD_Smil_shh, whole genome shotgun sequence genome, ctctatatatatattggataCGTAACATGACATTGCTCATAATTTGAGTCAAGTATACTAATTTTGTCAATATATACTAATCGGGCCCAAAATTAATAACATGTAAAATATTTCTATTGATCATATCAAAATTGTCTAGTGAAATTGATGCAGGCAGACGcttaatcaataattaaaaaaaaaaaaaacactaaaaaTACAATTAAATCTATAAGAACTCAAATTGTATCGAAGCTTAATCAATAGTAATACAAAAAACCACTAAAAATACAATTAAATCTATAAGAACTCAAATTGTATCGACGAAAAGAGAAAAGAACCCTAAAGAGtttataattctaaaacaaCCAATTCAAAAACtaagggggtgtattagttcaagactttaatagatttctgcagaattttaaagtctgggtgtattagttcaagacttttaaaagtctataaaaatccgggtgtattcgttcaagacttttaaaagtctacgaaaatctgggtgtattcgttaatctatggactttaaagttggaatgactttcattgatttcgttgaaaaaataggcatgaacaaatccgaacacaaaccacgagaattcacaaatcttGCAAACTCCCCGCGCTCGCTGGGTGCCAGCGCCcacggccaagaagccagcggccgctggacccagcgctcgctggggcGCATCTCCTCTCCTTGAAaccagcggtcgctgggcttCAGCGAGCGCTGGGCCTCAAACGCTCGCGTGAACTCAGAGCTCGCGGGGCCTGCAACGCTCGCGAGGTCTCCACGCCTGCTggctttgtggatttcaactcCAAGAAAATCACGACAAATTCTtgttaattcattaaaaatccgaccaagaattcattcaaaatcatgaagaatccgtgagaattctatagacttttaaaatccacagacttttaaaatctacataagtcttgaactaatacactcCCCTAAAAGTCTAAAACAAAGAAACTACcgtatttaaaagaaaaagacgTAACCTAAAAGAATTCTAAACCAACTCTAGCTAGGAACTAAACAATTAAAACAATATGAAATGTgcattgaaataaaaataaaagaaccaCTTCCAATTCATGCTTTGCGTTAATCAGCTTTCAATGGATCACACTTTTCTAAGAATTCCAGTGCGGTCTTGTCGCCATCATTCTCCCCCTCTTGAGAAGGATTCGCCTCGAATCCAACAGGGTCTCGTCGCCAGACGAATTCTCACCAACATACGGCACCAAGCGCTTCACATTAAAGACAACAAACGGTATGCATTCGGTTAATTTTCTCAATCACCTCAAAAAGGGATGATTTTCCAAGAAACCAATTTGTTATACTCATGTGCGGGAAAGCAATCACGTATCAACACAGCCCAAACAAAATCACCTACGCTGATGCACACCAGCAGCTTGATAATGGACATTAGCCTAAACCAAGCGAGTATGAGTCAGAGCATGAACGTCTTTGAGCGACGCTACCAAATCAACAACACGATAATCCCCTTGTACACCCAATGAAGGCACCGATAAATCCAACGCTCCCCTTGCCAATACGGCATAAACTACTTCGAAAGGACAAAAACACATACTACGATTTAAATCTAGATTATGGGCAAATTCAGCCTGAGGAAGTTTGTTGTCCCTAGACTTAATGTGATCACCCATCAAACAACGCAACAAATTGCCAAGAGAGCTATTCACCACTTCTGTTTGACCATCTATTTGCAGGTGATATGCACTACTAAAATGCATCTCAGCCTGAGTCATGTGCCAAAGCGAATGCCAGAAATGACTAAGAAATTGAGTATTGTGATCGGACACAATTGAGAAAGGAAGTCCATGCAGGTCGTAGCCAAAAAatcttacaaaaaaataattgtgCCACATTAAGAGcatcatttatttttcttacaAGGGATAAAATGGGCCATCTTTGAAAATCAATCAACCACTACAAAAATTGAGTTGAAGCCTCGTTGAGTACGAAGTAATCCAAGAACAAAATCCATACTCACAACATGCCACGACCCAGAAGGAGCAAGAAGCGGACGATACAAGCCCACATTGCTTGCGCTGCCTTTAGAGACATTGCAAATGCGGCAACGTGCAACAAAGCGAGAGACATCATGGCGAAGTATTGGCCAAAAGAACCTTTTACGCACTAATTCAACAGATCGATCGCGACCGGCATGACCAAGATTATGAAGTTCAGTAATAAGCGAAGACGTAGGCTGCACACAGGAACACATAAGGTTAACCTTTGAACAAAAAACCATTATGGACAATGATTTCACTTTTTTCGCCATCACGAAGCCGTGATAAAATATTGACAAAAAATTGTCATAAGCATAGAGCTCGCGCAATGTATCGaactgaaatatgaaatatCAACACCGAGATCTATAAGTAGACATGATCTGCGGCTTAAAGCATCGGTAATACGATTAGCAATACCAACTTAATGTTTAATCACAAAGGTAAATCGTTGCAAATACGATGACCATGAGGTATGGCAAGCCGATAATGAATCTTGAGAATACAGATGTTTCAAAGCTTCATGATCTCTTggtgaaataaataattttgccAATGTCTGACTGCacgaaaaacaaaataaaattccaCATCATACGTATTGTACCTTGTACGTGCTGCCGTTAATTCTTCGCTAAAAAAGAAATAGGGTGTCCGTGTTGTTATAATACTGATACCTACCTTGGAAGCGTCACAATAGAGCTTGAATGACTGCGAAAAAAATCTGGTAGAATTTAAACTGGAGCAGTCGTTAACTTctctttaataatattaaagaCAAGGATAGCCTCATTTGTCCAAGAAAAAGACTTCTCACACATACAATATGTGATTGGTGCCATGATTGTGCTAAAATCAGCACAAAACGTCGATAAAACAACGCAAGACGATGGAAGCTCCGAACCTCTGTTAATGTGGAAGAAATCAACCACTCACTAATAGCAGATATTTTTGTATCATCAACAAAAATGCCTGCAATGGAGATATAAtagtctaaaaataaaatattttccacTAAGATCAGACGCACTTATTTGGTGTTGTATAAAAATGCTCACGTCGGAGAATAACGAGAACAACCTGTAAATGATCAAGATGTCATGCTGCCATTTTGTTGAAGACTAATATGTCgtcaaaataaacaataacaCATACTCCAGTAAGAAGTCGAAGACTAATTATAGTGGTGTTACGTCGACGTTGATGCTGTGTCAGATTCAATTGTGCGAAAAATTGCAACAATGTTTAAGTTTGTTTATTTTTGAcaaattttaaagttcgtgaaaaaaaattaaatgaatcaaAGTTCGTGCATTTAGGcgttaataaattatttttaaaaatatatttaataattaaaatgatgTCATTTTAATTAGAGTGGTGTCACATGGTGCCATGTCTAATTTAATTTTGACTAAATTTCgaatcataaaaaaattataataatatttaaatttgattttgacTAAAATTCgaatcataaaaaaattataataatatttaaatttgagcattgttttgatattttcaaagtttgtgagaaaagataaaattaattcaaaattttatgttATTAGACGTCAATAATTCCTTTAAATATTGCTCCAAATTTGGGTATTTTAAGGCCCAAGAAGCCTCTGCGAAATGGGCCAACACAAAAAAGAATTGGCCAAAAATTCCCGAATCTGTTGGGACCCACCCAGCTTGAGCTCATCACATGCACGGCCGTCCATGGAGTTTCTCGATAAAATTCCAGTATTTACTTGGAAACTTCGTTAAACCTTCTCCAAATACGTTAAccattaattaatatttctacCTTTTACACCGTCAATCTTTCATTCCTCCTTCTCCCTCAGTTTCAACTATATTGTTATTGTTAGTTGCTAATCTCATCTATACGACATCAATTTTGAAACCCTAATTCTCATTCCTCGCAAATTGCAATTACATTCCAAATCAGCAGCATGAGGAGGGTGTTCGGAGTGAAGAAGGATAAGGAACCGCCCCCATCCGTTCAAGATGCCTCTGATCGGGTTTGAAATTCGACTAAATTCAATTTACGTTTCgtttattttgttagattagaAATGTTGTCTGCATTTGGTCGAGGATCGAGTTTGGAAATAGATTGAACTCACTCTGATTCGGTATAAATATCCTGTCCCCTTCTCCTTCCCCTATACTTCCTAAAGTTTTTCTAACCACTCCCTTAACCATCCTCCTCTTTCCCCATTGTCCAAATTATCTATGCCAAGTTCAATGTATACCGTTGGAATTCATCTTTGCTTAATTACTGAGAATATGGTCACCTTGTAGGTTGTTAATACCTCTATGCTCTTTGATTTTTGTTAGAGGCTTGGGGTTGTCCTTGTCACTTTTATTTACATCACTTGAGTCGTTAAGCTAGATGcgcaatttaaaatattttatgtttcagATAAATAAAAGAGGTGAAAGTGTTGATGAAAAGATACAAAAACTCGATGCTGAATTAGCGAGATATAAGGAGCAGATTAAGAAGACGCGGCCAGGTCCAGCACAAGAAGCTGTCAAGGCTAGAGCAATGAGGGTTCTTAAGCAAAAGAAAATGTAAGCTTCATCAATTTTGTTCTTGAATCTTAATCCAATTTGGTACTGCATGAAAACCTTGGTCTAAAGTTTCCCCCTGATGACTGCATGGGTGAATTTTTAGACACGCCTACCCCTGAGTCAGGGAATTCTTTTAGCATATCAACTCGGGGGGAGAAGTCGAGGTTTTGCAAGTTTAGTTTTAATGTGTTCAGATAGTTGGAATGTCGCCATAAGCATCTTTCTCGAATTGGGCAGGTATGAAGGTCAGCGTGATATGCTATACAATCAGACATTCAATCTCGATCAAGTTTCATTTGCTGCTGAAGGAATCAAAGATGCTCAACAAACAGTATGTGCTTGAGATGCTGATTTCTACTTTGTTATGAACTCGCCATCTCCTTTTTGTTTTTCTGGTCCTGACCTTTTGAGTGGACATGTAGATGAGAGCATCTTAAGGATACCTATCAATTTTGGTGCTTTGTTTTATATATCCATGATTTATTCCATGAAAATGAGCTTCTCGAGTAGTTATTGTTTTATAGGCTGACATTTTGAGATTCTTGTATAGTAGACATATCTAAAACTGATAGTTTTTCGTATTGTTGTCTAATATGACTTGTACTCCGAGATTTCCACTAAAATGTGTTTTAATGAGATTTTGTCCTATTTATGTTTGTTGCAATTGGATTAAAATGTGTGTAATTGGGCATGGGTCCCACCAGAAAAGGTTCAAATGTTCTGAGGCGAAATGTCTTTATACTTACATAGAGCTCTATATGTCTGCTTAACACGGATATGCTTCTTCACTGTCCATCTAAAATTGGATATTTATGCTCTGTTGTCTCATTAAAATTTAGTTGCTGCACATAGATCGAGTTAGTCTTAACTAATTTTGCCCCATCCATTGCAGATGTCAGCTTTGAAGTCAGCTAACAAAGAGCTTAAGGGAATGATGAAGACTGTGAAAATTCAAGACATAGATGTTTGTTTCTTCAATTCTGGCACATTTCCCTCCTATGGATATGTTGTTGATAATGATCTTGAATTAACCAGTGGATTTATGTCTGCAGAACTTACAAGATGAGATGATGGATCTTATGGATGTGAGCAATGAAATCCAAGAGTCTCTTGGTAGAAGCTATAATGTTCCAGATGATATTGATGAGGACGATCTGATGGGTGGTAAGACTTTCATTTACTCAGAAGAACTAACTATATTTATCTAACTGCCACCAGATATTAGCAGTAAGAACTTCGATTCATCATAATTCTGATGCTTTGCTGAGAAGAGAAATACTGATAGAAGTGTTCTCATAGTGATTTAATAGTATAGTTTGGAATTCAATGCATCCTTTCTCTTACTAATGAAGTTTACTTACTAGTAAAAATAATGATCTGCCAGCGATGGAAATTGACTAACTGATTGTTGTACTTGAATGTTCATAATACAGTTTGGTTTCAGCTGTGATAGATGTCTTTTACTATTCTTTACTCttgctgatttttttttatctctccgTGCAGAGCTTGATGCGCTGGAAGCAGACATGGGATTTGAAACTGAGGGTGATGGAGTACCATCTTATCTTCAACCTGATAAGGAATCTGATCTAGATTCGGAACTAAACTTGCCATCAGCACCAAGTGGGCATGCTCCAAATCCAGCAAGCAGAGCAAATATGCAGGTAATTTACTCCTTGTAGGCCAATAGGTAAAAGGCCttctataatttattaattttatatcctATCACTGGTACACTAATGCAAACTTGATCTTTCTTTTACACATGCATGGAATATTCTACAGTGATCCAGGATAAATGAATATCGTGTTATGATTATATCTTTTAGTACTTCAACTTATGTTGTTCCTATTGATGGCTaagtttgtttttctttcttggcTGTAGTTTTCTTTTGGCAGTTCAGGATTTGCTTTTTTTGTCACTCTGAGTTATGCTCTGTTTGTATCATCATAATTGGAAGTTCTATGAACTGATGGGAAACTCTTACTACAGTATATATTTGAGAATGAGttctcatttatttatttttaatttctagaGAGATGAGGAAAGTTACCTTTTATGAGCGGTAGGTAGGTGTTAAAAATGCTTTTCATGAACAAATTGCAGTCTCGAGCTTCCCCCAAGTGGGAAGTCTTTGCATATTTGTTTGCATATGCAACTGTCTTGGAATTAATCATGCTAATAAAATTGAGACTGCTCATCTATAGATTTGCATTTTAAACCGTGGTGAAAATTACAGCTTCTCCGTGGATTTAATTTCTTTTCATGTATTCAGGGTGCTTGTATCTTGGTTGGTCTCATTATATTACATGCTTGTTCTGGCTAACCATATCTTAATAAATGAATGATGTTGACAGGGTGAGGATGAACTAGGTTTACCAACGGTCCCTCGGGCTACTCTCCGAGGTTAGAAGGGAATAAGAGCGCAATTCATGGACCTTGTAAACGAATGATTTCTTGTGGCAAAGGTTTGTTGTAAACTATACACACATGACAGTCTGTGATTTTTTTGAGTATCTCCGACCCGGGTAAAAAAGTAATCGAATGTCGGATTAATGTGATGTTGATAGTCATGTGATTCTTTATCCTCCCTTTGGTGCTTAAACCCAAAGCCAGAGGTGGATTTGTATAGATTCTCTTATTGGTCTCTGGTTAGCTTGTTCTGGGCTTAGTTGAACTATGTCTGAATTGTTCAGATTCTCGACTGCATCGATTTTTCGTGCAATCTATAGTGCATGAAAGATAGATCATGGTTTGGAGGATTAGCTGTGAATGGTTAGGTTCAAATTCTTTTCAATAATCATCGTCTCAAACATCTTAATATTTGTTTAATGATTCTACCAGATTGAAGGTAACAACTTAAAGGCTCAAGTTAGATTTCTATACAGTACACTTGCCTATGTATAATAAGATGACAAAAGATAGTATGTGCTCTATCTCATTATCTCATAATAAAATGACAATTTGCttcaaataaaagtaataattattttaaataaaattagcaaTTAGCAAAGTATGAATAAAAGTGAGTTTGTATAAGCGTGTAAAGTGAAGAGTTGCCTCTGATGAGAAATTGTTAATTTTGAGTATATAACTTTTGGAGTGCATACCAAAGAAATGGGAGATTATGCTTGTGGGATAGAGGTAGCATATCCCAAAGTCGGATACCCAACTatcaaaattaagaaaatatgatatattaaacattcaaaatcaatgaaaaCTATTTCCTACCCAGTAAAATGAAAATAGTTCTTGTTAGTTGTTACTGAGACACATAAGTAGCAGTTAAAGAGGGGTgggattttgaaaaaaattactaGGTATTATGTAGATTAagcattaaataaattaaaaattaaatagatgTAACAAACTtttcattaatattaataatttaattaaacaaatcatatttttatattaattgatAATGTATAACATCAAAATTATTACCCCCTCTATCCCACTAAGTATGACGCAGAGTTATTAAGAATAAAAGTGATAGAGAGGTGaaatccataattttttttgtgagataaaggagtttctttttttggaattgaccatttgtaatggaacaattcaaaatgacaaaatgacCATATTAAATGGGACAAAGAGAGTATTTGCTATTAaatagtaaaatttattttatttggttataTCTATGCTTCTATTTATTACTCCATAATTAATCGTATTAAAttgggttaaatgcatgtaatatcatgaacttaggctgaaatccaaatttagcacgaaCTTCAATTTGTCCAATTTATATGGCTAACTTCATCTCGTATCCAATTTTAACACCGTTTTATTTTCCGGCAGAACTACGTGGCAATGACGTGAAAcacgtggcaatgacgtgtctTCCAAATGACACGTCATAATTTGTAACTTAAAAACGTCCAATTTAAATGTGTAACTTTACTTCATGTTCAATTTAAATGTGTAACTTTACTCCATGTTCAAAATTGGTTTGCTAATTTCGACGGAGGTGAAGGCGGAGGAAATCGGCGGAGGCGAAGGTGGAGGATCAGTGCCGGAGATGCAGTGCAGCGGCGTGCTGGTTTGCAGGGGCGCCGGCAGGGGTGGATCTTCGATTTTGGATGTCTCTTTGATTTTGGATAGAGGGGTGGATCTGAGGGGAGAGGGGGTGGGCGGCGGCAGGGGCGCCGGATCTGGTGCGGCGGCGGGTGGAAGGaggtgaaattagggtttggggtggGGAAAATGGGGGAGACGAAATTAAGGTTGGGGCGCCGGATCTGCTTTCGCCTTTTCTCTTTCCTCCTTTCTCGCCCTCTTGGTCGGACGAGGATCGGCGAAGAGCTCCAGATCCCCCACCTTCTTACGCCTCTTCTGCGCTTCGATTGGAGGAGGAGTTCGCCGGACATGGAGGAGGGAAGGCGgtgggcggtggagagagagggggcggcggatctggtgggGCGGTGGTGTTCGCCGAACATGGAAGGGAGAGAGATAAGAGAGGCGGCGTCGACCGTCGTGCTTGGAGGAGGAGAGCCGCTCGCCGGTGAGAAGATGAATGAGTGTTGGAGGAGAGGAGCAAAATCCAGCGAGCAAAACGCAGCGTTTTGCTCGCCGGTCGAAAACTTGTGCCGGCAAGCCACGTCATTGACACGTAGGATTCAAGTTGGGGGAAAAAAAAAGGGTGTTAAAATTGGATACGAGATGAAGTTAGCCATATAAATTGGACAAATTGAAGttcgtgctaaatttggatttcggcctaagttcatgatattacatgcatttaaccctattaaattattaaagtgcatttaattatttaaaattgaataCTAAGCATAATAGAGAAACAAATTGAGTtatgaataatttattataagtCACATTGATAGTTTATCATAAATCATAAATGTACTTTCCACAAAATTTTCTAACTTAAGGTATACATACCTTATTTAATAATCTCTCCGTCTCAGCTTTTAGTACCTAACTTTCTTTTTTTGACCGTCCTACATATTTGtatcaatttctatttttagtaaaagtgtGTGAGACCCTTGCTCCATTTTAACTATTTTAACATTCACATAAAAGGTGAGACCTTTATTCCACTCATAACACAcccaatcactttattaaaattctcaaatgaatactaaaagttggTAAGggaatatttaatattattttatttttctttgatggatagactttatataaaaaaaaaactcatgaAACTTTAGCTTCATTAGTCAATATTTTTGTTGATATAagcaattaataaaaatattattattgtattataaatattactccctctgtccctaaAATAGCTTCCTCTTTGGAGACGAcgcgagttttaaggaaaagttgtaaagtgtattgaaagttgtgaaaatgtgttataattagtattgagagtagtgaaaagtgaaaaataagaataaatgaatattattagtggtggggtagttgttaaaaaatgaaaagaaagaaagagaaagttatttatgggacgtcccaaaaagaaaaaagatgaagttattttagggaggGGGAGTATTAACCTTTTAAACTTAATGAGTGTTTTTTAAGATGATCATAATGGttcttcatttttcataatgacTCGAACCCGACTTATACCTACTAATTGAAAGTGAAAGCGGTTTACCAATTGACACTCGACAAGTTAGTCATATTCATTTCTGTGTTTACAAAATAGTTCAAAGTTGTCATTTCGTTAGGAATGAAAGCAACAAATGAGTTTAAAACAAGTGACCTTCATAATATCCACAATTTTGAAATATCCGATGTGGCATGTGTGGATAACATTTGTTTTGTCGTTATCTATGTCATTTTTTTGTCGTTATAATTGTAGTTTCCTTATGAAATTATGTTAGCTTATTGCatttttaaatcttattttGTTGAAGTGAGCTTAATTTGCTGATTTCAGTGATTTAAGTATTCGtgttttgaaaagaaaaaaaacgacGTCGAAATGTGGGGATTACGATTTACGAAGATGAAATAAAGAGCTAATCATTAAAAACACACTTTTTAGGatagcaaaaataaattatgcccataaaaataaaaatatataaaaagtagTATCCATTTTAGACATGAACAGACAAAATTGTACTTATTAAtgaattttctattttctatttttaagtATTTCTAATTCACCTCAATATACCTCAAAACATTTAGGGACAAAACATTTACCCCAAAATCATTTAGGGGCAAAACATTACATGTTAAATTAGATGTGAAATTATAGTTGATAATTTGTTAAATCATGTGAATTCTTCATACAATTGTTGTAATGTCGTATTAGAGTAGCATGAAAAGGTTTTCATATTCGAATGATGATGAAGTAAATAAACAAATACTTATTCATGTTCTTGTATGCGTGCATGCACGATGGCACGCCACTTTGAGTGAGAGTGTAT is a window encoding:
- the LOC130997406 gene encoding vacuolar protein sorting-associated protein 60.1-like, whose product is MRRVFGVKKDKEPPPSVQDASDRINKRGESVDEKIQKLDAELARYKEQIKKTRPGPAQEAVKARAMRVLKQKKMYEGQRDMLYNQTFNLDQVSFAAEGIKDAQQTMSALKSANKELKGMMKTVKIQDIDNLQDEMMDLMDVSNEIQESLGRSYNVPDDIDEDDLMGELDALEADMGFETEGDGVPSYLQPDKESDLDSELNLPSAPSGHAPNPASRANMQGEDELGLPTVPRATLRG